One Vallitalea pronyensis genomic region harbors:
- the aroH gene encoding chorismate mutase: MIAIRGAITVETNTKENILKETKILLEEIIRKNNITNDQIVSVIFTATKDLTAAYPAVAARELGIVGAAILCLNEMYVENSLTMCLRVMIQLSINLPQDQAKHVYLKGAKVLRPDLVN; encoded by the coding sequence ATGATTGCAATACGAGGCGCTATTACCGTTGAAACGAATACAAAAGAAAACATATTAAAGGAAACAAAAATATTATTGGAAGAGATTATTCGTAAAAATAATATAACCAATGACCAAATAGTATCGGTGATCTTTACTGCAACAAAAGATTTGACAGCAGCTTACCCTGCTGTTGCAGCAAGAGAACTTGGTATTGTTGGAGCAGCTATCTTATGCTTAAACGAAATGTATGTGGAGAACAGCTTAACCATGTGTCTTCGGGTTATGATTCAACTCAGTATTAATTTGCCCCAAGACCAAGCAAAGCATGTGTATCTAAAAGGGGCTAAGGTTCTACGACCTGATTTAGTTAACTAA
- the cmk gene encoding (d)CMP kinase — MSKINIAIDGPAGAGKSTIAKKIAKALEIIYVDTGAMYRAFGLYCIRNQIALDEKSLIDILDDIHIGIRFENGEQQVILNNEVVNAFIRDEAVGKMASKVSAFKQVRLKLVNLQQKLAEKKSVVMDGRDIGTYVLPHADLKIYLTASVDVRAKRRFDQLQRKGIHQEYEAIKEDITKRDYRDMNRAFAPLKKADGAVEIDTSVLTIDEVVDKILQLIKTL, encoded by the coding sequence GTGAGTAAAATCAACATTGCAATAGACGGTCCTGCAGGTGCAGGGAAAAGCACCATAGCCAAAAAAATTGCGAAAGCTTTAGAGATTATTTATGTGGATACTGGTGCTATGTATCGGGCATTTGGACTCTATTGTATACGCAATCAGATAGCTTTAGATGAGAAATCCCTTATAGACATATTAGATGATATCCATATCGGTATTCGGTTTGAAAATGGAGAACAGCAAGTGATACTTAATAATGAAGTTGTTAACGCATTCATTCGAGATGAAGCAGTAGGGAAAATGGCATCAAAAGTTTCTGCATTTAAGCAGGTGCGTTTGAAATTGGTGAACCTGCAACAAAAACTTGCTGAGAAAAAGAGCGTCGTTATGGATGGCAGAGATATAGGTACGTATGTACTTCCTCACGCTGATCTAAAGATATACTTAACGGCAAGTGTGGATGTCCGTGCAAAGAGACGTTTTGATCAGTTACAGAGAAAAGGTATTCACCAAGAGTATGAAGCCATAAAAGAAGACATAACAAAGCGTGATTATCGTGATATGAATCGAGCATTTGCACCCCTAAAAAAAGCAGATGGCGCAGTAGAAATTGATACATCTGTATTAACAATTGATGAGGTTGTTGACAAGATTTTACAATTGATAAAAACGTTATAA